A window of Methylomonas sp. 11b genomic DNA:
CGAAGCTTGATCCGACAAATCGGCATCCAGGCGAGTTAGAGAGGCTTTTTTGATAACAATATTGTCGGCAGCGGTGCCTAATAAAAGGGAAACGGTAGTTGAGAAATCCGGTTCGTGACCCACCAGCCAGATGTCATCCAGGCCTAAGTCTGCCAGTTTGCTTAGTTCTGCGATTATAGTGAGCGCAGAATTATCGATGCCTAACCAATCAACGGTTTGTGGGGCAGGACAGCCAGGCAAGCGCTGGTTGAGTATCCTCGCGGTCTGTTGGGCGCGTAGCAGCGGGCTGCAATAAATCGATCCCGGAATCAAGCCGTTGGCTAAACAAAATGCCGCCAAGCGTTTTACCTGTTTCTCGCCTTTGTCAATTAAAGCTCTATCCGCGTCGGGTATCGATAAGCCGCCATCTTCCGCGGTAGCGTGTCTGAGGAAGGTGATAAGCATGGTATGTCTCCTTGTCGAACGATTTTAAGTGGGATCTTCGGCTGTCGACAATTTCTGGTTTTAGGCGAAGCTATGGAGTTTGTTAATAGAGTTCCAGCTAAATTTAGCGTAAATATTAGCGCGGTGGTTGCTTCGCTGGAGCTTTAATCGCTTGGCTGGAAAATATAGTGGATAATTCTTGACTGAATTACTAGGTATAGTCATAATCATACAATCTTTCAATTGCTTATAGAGTTTTATATGTCCGATCCTATTGTGTTTACCGACAGCGCCGCTCATAAAGTTGCGGGTTTAATTCAGGAAGAGGGTAACGATAATCTTAAGCTCAGAGTTTATATCAGTGGTGGCGGCTGTTCGGGATTTCAGTACGGTTTTACTTTTGACGAAGATGTTAATGAAGACGATACCCAAATTGTCAAAGACGGCGTAACAGTTCTGATCGATTCGATGAGTATTCAGTACCTTAGCGGTGCCGAAATCGATTATAAGGAAGACCTGTCTGGTGCGCAATTCGTGATTCGCAATCCTAACGCCACGACGACCTGCGGTTGCGGCTCGTCTTTCTCAGCGTAAACCGTTTCTACCCGGATAAATCCCACCTAAAATCACGGGCGCCCCTGCGCCCGTGACGCTACATAAGTTTCCCGGCAAATTGTTAAGAGTTTGCCGTGCCAGCCAAGCAAACGCAATCGCTTCGACATGATCGGGATCGATTCCCCTTTCAGCTGTTGAAATCACCGGCATATCGAGGAGTTTTCGTAACAGGGTCATCAATTGACCGTTATGCGCGCCGCCACCACAAACCAAAGTTTGCAAGGTATTTGGCGCATATTGGCGAATGGCGTCGGCGATAGTATCGGCGCTGAATTGACAGAGTGTGGCTTGAATATCTTCAGGCTCAAGGTCTGGAAATAAGCTGAGCTTTTGTTGCAACCAGGCAGGCGAAAAATATTCCTTGCCAGTACTTTTCGGTGGCGCTAGCCGGAAATAGTCGTCGTCTTTTAAAGCATCGAGCAGGGCGGGATAGGGTTTGCCCTTGGCTGCCCAATCGCCATTGCGGTCATAAGGCTGGTTGCAATGTTTCTGACACCACCAGTCCATTAAGCCATTGCCGGGGCCGGTATCGAAGCCGATGACCGGTTTATCGTTTAACACTGTTATGTTGGCGATGCCGCCAATATTGACGACTACCCTGGCTTGCGTGACATCGCTAAAAACTGCTTGATGAAAGGCTGGAACCAACGGGGCACCTTGGCCGCCAACGGCAATGTCGCGGCGGCGAAAATCGGCGACGGTGGTGATGCCGGTGATTTCGGCAATGCGATTCGGGTCGCCGATTTGCAGAGAAAAGCCATAGGCAGTCTCGGGTGCGTGATAAACGGTTTGCCCGTGACTGCCGATACCCTTGATCGAACTTGCCGGAATGTTGGCATTATCAAGCAACTTCTGTACTGCTTCGCCGAATAATCGACCGATCTGGCTATCGAGAGAGCCGTAATCGGTTAGCAGAATAGGCTGGCCAGGTTGGCTTAGATTTTGAATTTTTTGCCGGAATTCGACGGAGAATGGTTGGTAATGGAATGCGACAAGTTGTGTTTTGCCGTCGCTAAAATCGACAAGACCAGCATCGATACCATCGACGCTGGTCCCTGACATTAAGCCTATATAAAGCTCGGACACTGTATTAGTTTTGAGCAACCAACGCGTCGCCTTTGGCTTGTTTCAATTGCGCCAAAAATGGCTGGGTTTGTGCTTTGAATTTTGCCAGTAAAGCGTTATCCATAGGCATGGAGCGCGGTATTTTCGCGGTAACCGGATTGACGTGCTCGCCGCCAATGCGGAATTCATAATGTAGATGCGGGCCGGTGGCCAAGCCGGTTTTGCCGACGTAACCAATTACATCGCCTTGTTTAATGGTGCTGCCGAGTTTTTGACCGGATTTGAAGCCGGACAAGTGGGCGTACAAGGTTGAATATTTTTGGCCATGCTCGATCTCCACTACATTGCCATAGCCGTTTTTCACGCCGCGGAAGACGATTTTACCGTCGCCGGTGGTTTTAACCGGAGTGCCGATGGCTGCGGAATAATCGACGCCTTTATGCGCGCGGATGGTGTTCAGGATCGGATGCTTGCGGTGTAAATCAAAATGCGAGCTGATTTTGGCGAAGTCCATCGGGGTTTGCAGGAAGGCTTTGCGCAAACCGTTACCGTCCGGGGTGTAGTAGCCTGTGTTGCCTTGATTATCTTCGAAGCGTACGGCGGTATAAGTTTTACCCTGGTTGACGAATTCGACCGAGAGAATTTCGCCGGTATCGAATTCTTTACCGTCCACAAACAGCTTTTCATAGACGACGGTAAATTGGTCGCCGTCTCTTAAATTCAGTGCAAAATCGATGTCCCACGCAAAAATGTCAGCCAGTTTCAGTATGAGCTTTTCCGGAAGGCCAGCTTCCTTGCCGTCTTCGAATAGTGAAGAGTTAATCGTGCCTTTGCTGCTGGCTACTTGGTAATCGATTTTTTTGCTTAACAACGCCACATCGAATTCGTCATCATGTCGGGTGGCAATCAATGTTTCGAAAGGATTTTTGCTGTAAGTAAGTTGTTCCAGTTCGCCTGACGCATTCAGGGTGGCAACAACGTCCTGGCCTGGTTCGACATCGGCAAACTGCTTGCCCGTGGCGTTGGCGTGGATAATTTTGTGCAAATCTTCTCTGCTAAGATTTAAGGCTGAGAAAATGCTGGAAAGGTTTTCGCCGGACTTAACGGTATGTTCCAGTTCTTCGGTAATATCGAGATGTTGTACTTCGGGTGGTGCAACGTATTTGGTGTATTGGTTGATCTTGGAAGAGATCAGTCTGTCTTGCTCCAAGGTTTTTGCGTCTTCAAAACCTTTATGCGGTATCAATCCGTAACTTGCGCTGGCGGCAACAACGGTGTAGGTGCCTAATAGCACCGACTTGAGTATTCTGTTCTTCACAGTAATCACACTTCATTGTTTGTCGAGCGTTTCATTGTAGGCAATTTTGGTGCATAAGGCCAACAAAAGGCCATTTTTTATCCTTCCGTACAATTGCATCACTTATAATGCGCGCCCAAAACTAAAGGCTATCGGGAGAATAAATTGTTGCAAGAAACCTTGGCTCAGTTGCGTTACGGCGCTGAAGAAATTTTGCTGGAATCTGATTTGATCAAAAAGCTGGAGGAAAATCGGCCGTTAACGATTAAGGCTGGATTTGACCCGACTGCGCCCGATTTGCATCTGGGACACACGGTGCTCATTAATAAGCTGAAGCAATTTCAGGATGCCGGGCATAACGTGCAATTTTTGATCGGCGATTTTACTGCAATGATAGGCGATCCGACCGGCAAAAACGTCACGCGTAAGCCGTTGAGTCGTGAGGAAGTGGCGGAAAACGCGAAAACCTATCAGGCGCAGGT
This region includes:
- a CDS encoding SixA phosphatase family protein, whose amino-acid sequence is MLITFLRHATAEDGGLSIPDADRALIDKGEKQVKRLAAFCLANGLIPGSIYCSPLLRAQQTARILNQRLPGCPAPQTVDWLGIDNSALTIIAELSKLADLGLDDIWLVGHEPDFSTTVSLLLGTAADNIVIKKASLTRLDADLSDQASAKLLWSIPCSLMR
- the erpA gene encoding iron-sulfur cluster insertion protein ErpA — encoded protein: MSDPIVFTDSAAHKVAGLIQEEGNDNLKLRVYISGGGCSGFQYGFTFDEDVNEDDTQIVKDGVTVLIDSMSIQYLSGAEIDYKEDLSGAQFVIRNPNATTTCGCGSSFSA
- a CDS encoding anhydro-N-acetylmuramic acid kinase codes for the protein MSELYIGLMSGTSVDGIDAGLVDFSDGKTQLVAFHYQPFSVEFRQKIQNLSQPGQPILLTDYGSLDSQIGRLFGEAVQKLLDNANIPASSIKGIGSHGQTVYHAPETAYGFSLQIGDPNRIAEITGITTVADFRRRDIAVGGQGAPLVPAFHQAVFSDVTQARVVVNIGGIANITVLNDKPVIGFDTGPGNGLMDWWCQKHCNQPYDRNGDWAAKGKPYPALLDALKDDDYFRLAPPKSTGKEYFSPAWLQQKLSLFPDLEPEDIQATLCQFSADTIADAIRQYAPNTLQTLVCGGGAHNGQLMTLLRKLLDMPVISTAERGIDPDHVEAIAFAWLARQTLNNLPGNLCSVTGAGAPVILGGIYPGRNGLR
- a CDS encoding peptidoglycan DD-metalloendopeptidase family protein gives rise to the protein MKNRILKSVLLGTYTVVAASASYGLIPHKGFEDAKTLEQDRLISSKINQYTKYVAPPEVQHLDITEELEHTVKSGENLSSIFSALNLSREDLHKIIHANATGKQFADVEPGQDVVATLNASGELEQLTYSKNPFETLIATRHDDEFDVALLSKKIDYQVASSKGTINSSLFEDGKEAGLPEKLILKLADIFAWDIDFALNLRDGDQFTVVYEKLFVDGKEFDTGEILSVEFVNQGKTYTAVRFEDNQGNTGYYTPDGNGLRKAFLQTPMDFAKISSHFDLHRKHPILNTIRAHKGVDYSAAIGTPVKTTGDGKIVFRGVKNGYGNVVEIEHGQKYSTLYAHLSGFKSGQKLGSTIKQGDVIGYVGKTGLATGPHLHYEFRIGGEHVNPVTAKIPRSMPMDNALLAKFKAQTQPFLAQLKQAKGDALVAQN